A part of Streptomyces sp. NBC_01451 genomic DNA contains:
- a CDS encoding AIM24 family protein translates to MNQPLAGYAPAPVTARMENHGNHMLKVAMQTGNDLLARVGSMVAYEGFVQYEPNPPAVRQIAKDWMTGEGAPLMKCSGDGLLYLADYGANVVVINLNGDGISVNATNLLAFDAHLTWGVERVKGLAKFAGQGLWNTRISGQGWVALTSRGKPIVVDCGGGDDETYVDPDALVAWSPNLKVKGKRSFKAQSLIGRGSGEAYQMAFSGQGIVVVQPSEDSTDRLRFRG, encoded by the coding sequence ATGAACCAGCCACTCGCGGGCTACGCTCCCGCACCCGTCACCGCCCGCATGGAGAACCACGGCAACCACATGCTGAAGGTCGCCATGCAGACCGGAAACGACCTCCTCGCGCGCGTGGGGTCGATGGTCGCCTACGAAGGGTTCGTCCAGTACGAGCCCAACCCGCCGGCCGTGCGCCAGATCGCCAAGGACTGGATGACCGGCGAGGGCGCGCCCCTGATGAAGTGCTCGGGGGACGGCCTGCTCTATCTCGCCGACTACGGCGCGAACGTGGTCGTGATCAACCTCAACGGCGACGGCATCTCCGTCAACGCCACCAACCTGCTCGCCTTCGACGCACACCTCACCTGGGGTGTCGAGCGGGTCAAGGGGCTGGCGAAGTTCGCCGGGCAGGGTCTGTGGAACACCAGGATCTCCGGGCAGGGCTGGGTCGCGCTGACCTCCCGGGGCAAGCCGATCGTCGTCGACTGCGGTGGCGGCGACGACGAGACGTACGTCGACCCGGACGCGCTCGTCGCCTGGTCCCCGAACCTCAAGGTGAAGGGCAAGCGCAGCTTCAAGGCGCAGTCGCTCATCGGCCGGGGCAGCGGCGAGGCCTACCAGATGGCCTTCTCCGGCCAGGGCATTGTCGTCGTCCAGCCCAGCGAGGACAGCACCGACCGCCTCCGGTTCCGGGGCTGA
- a CDS encoding ATP-dependent DNA helicase UvrD2: MTAATHSTLFPQVPDSADAVLDGLDPEQRAVATALHGPVCVLAGAGTGKTRAITHRIAYGVRAGMLQPSSVLAVTFTNRAAGEMRGRLRQLGAGGVQARTFHSAALRQLQYFWPKAVGGSMPRLVDRKIQLVADAAAACRIRLDRGELRDVTAEIEWSKVTQTVPADYVPAVAKSGRVAPRDPAEIAQLYATYEDLKRDRSVIDFEDVLLLTVAVLQDRHDIAEQVRSQYQHFVVDEYQDVSPLQQRLLELWLGERDSLCVVGDASQTIYSFTGATPDHLLDFRTRHPGATVVKLVRDYRSTPQVVHLANGLLAQARGRAAEHRLELISQRGPGPEPAYAEYADEPAEAEGAARRIRDLVAGGVPASEIAILVRTNAQSETYEQALADAGVSYQLRGAERFFDRPEVRKAISALRAAARFGANDSLLDDVVDLPSQVRAVLSGEGWTSEPPAGSGAVRERWESLAALVNLAQDFTAAKSSATLADLVAELDERANAQHAPTVQGVTLASLHSAKGLEWDVVFLVGVAEGMMPITYAKTDEQIEEERRLLYVGVTRARERLHVSWALSRSPGGRPNRRPSRFLDGLRPGSVNTAARTGTAGPGGIERGFGSSPGAVPRRTQRTPARCRVCGRTLTDAGEMKLMRCDECPSDMDEGLYERLREWRAVQAVRSGQPAFCVFTDRTLMAIAETVPDEEGDLARIPGVGVRKLNRYGSDVLAICAGQEVEGEVGGD, encoded by the coding sequence GTGACAGCAGCAACGCACTCCACCCTCTTCCCGCAGGTTCCGGACTCGGCCGACGCGGTGCTCGACGGACTCGATCCCGAGCAGCGCGCGGTGGCCACCGCCCTGCACGGTCCGGTGTGCGTGCTGGCAGGCGCCGGTACGGGCAAGACCCGGGCGATCACCCACCGCATCGCCTACGGCGTACGCGCCGGAATGCTCCAGCCCTCCAGCGTGCTCGCCGTCACCTTCACCAACCGCGCCGCCGGTGAGATGCGCGGGCGACTGCGCCAGCTCGGCGCCGGCGGAGTCCAGGCACGCACCTTCCACTCGGCCGCGCTCCGCCAGCTCCAGTACTTCTGGCCGAAGGCCGTCGGCGGCTCCATGCCCCGCCTCGTCGACCGCAAGATCCAGCTTGTCGCCGATGCCGCCGCCGCCTGCCGCATCCGCCTCGACCGGGGCGAGCTGCGGGACGTCACCGCCGAGATCGAATGGTCCAAGGTCACACAGACCGTGCCCGCCGACTACGTGCCCGCAGTCGCCAAGTCCGGCCGCGTCGCACCCCGTGACCCGGCCGAGATCGCCCAGCTCTACGCCACCTACGAGGACCTGAAGCGGGACCGCTCCGTCATCGACTTCGAGGACGTCCTGCTGCTCACCGTCGCCGTTCTCCAGGACCGCCACGACATCGCCGAGCAGGTCCGCTCCCAGTACCAGCACTTCGTGGTCGACGAGTACCAGGACGTCAGCCCGCTCCAGCAGCGACTGCTGGAGCTGTGGCTCGGGGAGAGGGACAGCCTGTGCGTGGTCGGCGATGCCAGTCAGACGATCTATTCGTTCACAGGAGCAACTCCTGACCATCTGCTCGACTTCCGCACCCGCCATCCCGGTGCCACCGTCGTCAAGCTGGTCCGCGACTACCGCTCCACGCCCCAGGTCGTCCACCTCGCCAACGGCCTGCTCGCCCAGGCCCGGGGCCGCGCCGCGGAACACCGCCTGGAACTGATCTCCCAGCGCGGCCCCGGACCCGAACCCGCCTATGCCGAGTACGCCGACGAACCCGCCGAGGCCGAGGGTGCGGCCCGCCGCATCCGGGACCTCGTCGCCGGCGGCGTGCCGGCCAGCGAGATCGCCATCCTGGTTCGGACGAACGCCCAGTCCGAGACCTACGAACAGGCGCTCGCCGACGCAGGTGTTTCCTACCAGCTGCGCGGCGCCGAACGGTTCTTCGACCGGCCCGAGGTGCGCAAGGCCATCAGCGCGCTGCGCGCCGCCGCCCGCTTCGGGGCCAACGACTCACTCCTGGACGACGTCGTCGACCTGCCCTCCCAGGTCCGTGCCGTGCTGTCCGGCGAGGGCTGGACCAGTGAGCCGCCTGCGGGCTCCGGGGCCGTCAGGGAGCGCTGGGAGTCGCTGGCCGCGCTGGTGAACCTCGCGCAGGACTTCACTGCTGCGAAGTCGAGTGCCACGCTCGCCGACCTCGTCGCCGAACTCGACGAGCGGGCGAACGCCCAGCACGCCCCGACCGTGCAGGGCGTCACCCTCGCCTCCCTCCACTCGGCCAAGGGCCTGGAATGGGACGTGGTCTTCCTGGTCGGAGTCGCCGAGGGCATGATGCCGATCACCTACGCGAAGACCGATGAACAGATCGAGGAGGAGCGCCGCCTCCTGTACGTCGGAGTGACCCGCGCGCGAGAACGCCTCCACGTCTCCTGGGCGCTCTCCCGCTCGCCGGGGGGCCGGCCGAACCGCCGGCCCAGCCGCTTCCTCGACGGCCTGCGCCCCGGCTCCGTCAACACCGCCGCCCGGACGGGCACCGCCGGCCCTGGTGGCATCGAGCGCGGCTTCGGAAGCAGCCCCGGTGCCGTCCCGCGCCGGACGCAGAGAACCCCGGCCCGCTGCCGGGTCTGCGGGCGCACGCTGACCGACGCGGGCGAGATGAAGCTGATGCGCTGCGACGAGTGCCCCTCCGACATGGACGAGGGCCTCTACGAGCGGCTGCGCGAGTGGCGGGCGGTCCAGGCGGTGCGCAGCGGGCAGCCGGCCTTCTGTGTCTTCACCGACAGGACCCTGATGGCGATCGCGGAGACCGTTCCGGACGAGGAAGGGGATCTGGCCCGCATCCCCGGCGTCGGGGTGCGCAAGCTCAACCGGTACGGATCCGATGTTCTGGCCATCTGCGCAGGTCAGGAAGTAGAGGGGGAGGTCGGCGGTGACTGA
- a CDS encoding ABC1 kinase family protein: MSDLPRKAVTRTAKLAALPLGIAGRATWGLGKRIVGESADIVGRELQQRTAEQLFKVLGELKGGAMKFGQALSVFESALPEEVAGPYRAALTKLQEAAPPMPTRTVHSVLEARLGADWQDLFLEFQDKPSAAASIGQVHRGVWHDGREVAVKVQYPGAGEALLSDLNQLSRFARLLGPLIPGMDIKPLIAELRDRVSEELDYGLEAQAQRTHADEFTDDPDVVVPAVVHQCEQVLVTEWIDGIPMSEVITDGTREQRDRAGQLLARFLFSGPARTGLLHADPHPGNFRLLPGGPAGKDDWRLGVLDFGTVDRLPGGLPTTIGDSLRLTLDGRAEAVYEALRAEGFVKDSIDLDPDAVLDYLLPIIEPAQADEFTFTRGWMRSQAARIADPRSPAHQLGKRLNLPPSYLLIHRVTLSTIGVLCQLGATVRMRAELEEWLPGFLPEAEEEAAVAEA; this comes from the coding sequence ATGTCTGATCTGCCCCGGAAAGCGGTCACCCGTACCGCCAAACTGGCCGCGCTCCCGCTCGGCATCGCCGGGCGGGCGACCTGGGGACTCGGCAAACGGATCGTCGGCGAGTCGGCGGACATCGTCGGCCGTGAACTGCAGCAGCGCACGGCGGAACAGCTGTTCAAGGTGCTCGGCGAGCTCAAGGGCGGCGCGATGAAGTTCGGGCAGGCCCTGTCCGTCTTCGAGTCGGCCCTGCCCGAGGAGGTCGCGGGCCCCTACCGCGCGGCGCTGACGAAGCTCCAGGAAGCGGCCCCGCCGATGCCGACGCGCACGGTGCACTCGGTGCTGGAGGCACGGCTCGGCGCGGACTGGCAGGACCTGTTCCTGGAGTTCCAGGACAAGCCGTCCGCGGCGGCCTCGATCGGTCAGGTGCACCGCGGGGTGTGGCACGACGGACGCGAGGTCGCGGTCAAGGTGCAGTATCCGGGCGCCGGCGAGGCACTGCTCTCCGACCTGAACCAGCTGAGCCGCTTCGCCCGTCTGTTGGGGCCCCTCATCCCCGGGATGGACATCAAGCCGCTCATCGCCGAACTCCGGGACCGCGTCTCGGAGGAGCTCGACTACGGCCTGGAGGCCCAGGCCCAGCGGACCCACGCGGACGAGTTCACCGACGATCCGGACGTCGTGGTACCGGCCGTCGTCCACCAGTGCGAGCAGGTCCTGGTGACGGAGTGGATCGACGGCATACCCATGTCGGAGGTGATCACCGACGGTACGCGGGAGCAGCGCGACCGCGCGGGCCAGCTGCTGGCCCGGTTTCTCTTCTCGGGTCCCGCCCGCACCGGCCTCCTGCACGCCGACCCGCACCCCGGGAACTTCCGCCTGCTGCCCGGCGGCCCGGCCGGCAAGGACGACTGGCGTCTGGGCGTGCTGGACTTCGGCACGGTAGACCGCCTCCCGGGCGGGCTGCCCACGACGATCGGCGACTCACTGCGTCTGACCCTGGACGGCCGGGCCGAAGCGGTCTACGAAGCCCTCCGGGCGGAGGGCTTCGTCAAGGACTCGATCGACCTGGACCCCGACGCGGTACTCGACTACCTGCTGCCGATCATCGAACCGGCCCAGGCGGACGAGTTCACCTTCACCCGAGGCTGGATGCGCAGCCAGGCGGCCCGCATAGCCGACCCGCGCTCCCCCGCACACCAACTGGGCAAGCGCCTCAACCTGCCCCCGTCGTACCTGCTGATACACCGGGTGACCCTGAGCACCATCGGTGTCCTGTGCCAACTGGGAGCGACGGTCCGCATGCGCGCGGAACTGGAGGAGTGGCTGCCGGGATTCCTGCCGGAGGCCGAGGAGGAGGCCGCGGTCGCCGAGGCGTGA
- a CDS encoding M48 metallopeptidase family protein has protein sequence MPADPLHRAGNPQRSTTSQPPSGSGASAIEVRRSDRRRRTVSAYREGDRTVVLIPARMSAAEEQRWVTVMLDKLAAQENKHKRVPGDSELAERAEQLSAQYFDGRARPASVRWVTNQNTRWGSCTPAEGSIRLSHRLQGMPEYVVDYVLLHELAHLLVPGHGPRFWRLLDAYPRTERARGYLEGVVAADRLPHPPSARGE, from the coding sequence GTGCCCGCCGACCCACTGCACCGCGCCGGAAACCCACAGCGCAGTACGACGAGCCAGCCGCCGAGCGGCTCGGGGGCGAGCGCGATCGAGGTTCGCAGGAGCGACCGGCGACGCCGGACGGTCTCCGCGTACCGCGAGGGCGATCGCACCGTCGTGCTCATCCCCGCCCGGATGTCCGCGGCCGAGGAACAGCGCTGGGTGACTGTCATGCTCGACAAACTGGCCGCCCAGGAGAACAAGCACAAACGGGTGCCCGGTGACAGCGAGCTGGCCGAGCGCGCCGAGCAACTGTCGGCCCAGTACTTCGACGGCCGCGCCCGGCCCGCCTCGGTGCGCTGGGTCACCAACCAGAACACGCGCTGGGGCTCGTGCACCCCGGCCGAGGGCAGTATCCGTCTGTCGCACCGGCTGCAGGGCATGCCCGAGTACGTCGTCGACTACGTCCTCCTGCATGAGCTGGCGCATCTGCTGGTGCCCGGGCACGGGCCCCGTTTCTGGCGGCTCCTCGACGCGTATCCACGGACCGAGCGGGCCCGTGGATACCTCGAAGGAGTGGTCGCCGCCGACCGGTTGCCGCATCCGCCCTCCGCGCGCGGGGAGTGA
- a CDS encoding WhiB family transcriptional regulator gives MQLEAHAPSVPPSETIPPPGLTEDCTLIPLTALTALDDAIENLGVPVPCRSYDPEVFFAESPADVEYAKSLCRTCPLMEACLAGAKERREPWGVWGGELFVQGVVVARKRPRGRPRKNPVTA, from the coding sequence GTGCAACTCGAAGCGCACGCCCCGTCCGTACCGCCTTCCGAAACGATCCCCCCGCCCGGCCTCACGGAGGACTGCACCTTGATCCCGCTCACTGCGCTCACCGCGCTCGACGACGCCATCGAGAACCTCGGCGTACCCGTCCCCTGCCGTTCCTACGACCCGGAGGTCTTCTTCGCCGAGTCGCCGGCCGATGTCGAGTACGCCAAGTCCCTCTGCCGTACCTGCCCGCTGATGGAGGCCTGCCTCGCCGGCGCCAAGGAGCGGCGTGAGCCCTGGGGCGTCTGGGGCGGCGAACTGTTCGTCCAGGGTGTCGTCGTGGCCCGCAAGCGGCCCCGTGGCCGTCCGCGCAAGAACCCGGTCACAGCATGA
- a CDS encoding zinc-dependent metalloprotease — MSDTPFGFGLPPEEPENGDEGKQEDQQGGGGQGPFGFGLPGFGGPGGDNPLAAMFGSMNPNDLGAAFQQLGQMLSYEGGPVNWDMAKQIARQTVSQGTSDGVKDSSIGPAERTAVEEAVRLADLWLDDATSLPSGAGSAVAWSRAEWVEATLPAWKELVDPVAERVGAAMGDVLPEEMQAMAGPLIGMMRSMGGAMFGSQIGQAVGVLAGEVVGSTDIGLPLGPAGRAALLPANIEAFGKDLGVPQEEVRLYLALREAAHQRLFAHVPWLRSHLFGAVDGYARGIKVDTAKLEDVVGQFDPQNPEQIQEALQQGMFQPEDSPEQKVALARLETALALVEGWVDAVVHAAAKPRLTSADALRETLRRRRASGGPAEQTFATLIGLELRPRRLRDASRLWASLTDARGVDGRDGLWAHPDMLPTASDLDDPDGFVHREQLDFSELDKMLGEAASGSAEKPNLKKDDDSE; from the coding sequence GTGAGTGACACCCCATTCGGTTTCGGCCTTCCGCCGGAGGAGCCGGAGAACGGCGACGAGGGCAAGCAGGAGGACCAGCAGGGCGGTGGTGGTCAGGGACCGTTCGGTTTCGGACTGCCCGGCTTCGGCGGTCCCGGAGGCGACAATCCGCTCGCAGCCATGTTCGGTTCCATGAACCCCAACGACCTGGGCGCCGCGTTCCAGCAGCTGGGCCAGATGCTCTCGTACGAGGGCGGTCCGGTGAACTGGGACATGGCCAAGCAGATCGCCCGCCAGACGGTCTCCCAGGGGACGTCCGACGGCGTCAAGGACTCCAGCATCGGCCCCGCCGAGCGCACCGCGGTCGAGGAGGCCGTCCGCCTGGCGGACCTGTGGCTGGACGATGCGACGTCGCTGCCGTCCGGTGCCGGCTCCGCCGTGGCGTGGAGCCGCGCGGAGTGGGTCGAGGCGACCCTGCCCGCCTGGAAGGAACTGGTCGACCCGGTCGCCGAGCGTGTCGGCGCGGCCATGGGCGATGTCCTGCCGGAGGAGATGCAGGCCATGGCGGGCCCGCTGATCGGCATGATGCGCTCCATGGGCGGTGCCATGTTCGGTTCGCAGATCGGACAGGCCGTCGGGGTGCTCGCGGGCGAGGTCGTCGGCTCGACGGACATCGGTCTGCCGCTGGGCCCGGCGGGCCGGGCCGCACTGCTGCCGGCGAACATCGAGGCGTTCGGCAAAGACCTGGGCGTGCCGCAGGAGGAGGTGCGGCTGTATCTCGCCCTGCGCGAGGCCGCCCACCAGCGCCTGTTCGCCCATGTGCCGTGGCTGCGCTCGCACCTGTTCGGCGCGGTCGACGGCTACGCGCGCGGGATCAAGGTCGACACGGCCAAGCTGGAGGACGTGGTCGGCCAGTTCGACCCGCAGAACCCGGAGCAGATTCAGGAAGCGCTCCAGCAGGGCATGTTCCAGCCGGAGGACTCCCCGGAGCAGAAGGTTGCCCTGGCCCGTCTGGAGACGGCGCTGGCCCTCGTGGAGGGCTGGGTGGACGCGGTCGTGCACGCTGCGGCGAAGCCCCGGCTGACGTCCGCGGACGCGCTGCGCGAGACGTTGCGCCGCCGGCGTGCCTCGGGCGGCCCTGCCGAGCAGACGTTCGCCACGCTGATCGGCCTGGAGCTGCGCCCCCGTCGTCTGCGGGACGCCTCGCGTCTGTGGGCGTCGCTGACGGACGCGCGCGGTGTCGACGGCCGGGACGGCCTGTGGGCCCACCCGGACATGCTGCCTACGGCCTCCGACCTGGACGACCCGGACGGCTTCGTGCACCGCGAGCAGCTGGACTTCTCCGAGCTGGACAAGATGCTCGGTGAGGCGGCGAGCGGCTCCGCCGAGAAGCCGAACCTGAAGAAGGACGACGACTCAGAGTGA
- a CDS encoding AIM24 family protein — MQSPLFAHNDSQTQERWSLQSKQMLRVTLEGHDDILARKGTMVAYQGLMEFDAEYQSSNQGRSRAHTGEGLDLMRCHGQGTVYLANLAQHIHVMDVEQDGLTVDSSYVLAMDSGLHHEVIAVDSLYGISGSGKYQLNITGRGRVALMTSGAPLMMQVTPDKYVNCDADAIVAWSTGLRVQMQAQTHTSGVWRRRGNTGEGWELSFMGSGYALVQPSELLPPQNAQIGQGAAAQFGMGQHGARAQNQGNVWS, encoded by the coding sequence ATGCAGAGCCCACTTTTCGCGCACAACGACTCGCAGACCCAGGAACGCTGGAGTCTGCAGAGCAAGCAGATGCTCCGGGTCACCCTGGAGGGCCACGACGACATCCTCGCCCGCAAGGGCACGATGGTCGCCTACCAGGGTCTGATGGAGTTCGACGCCGAGTACCAGAGCAGCAACCAGGGCCGCTCGCGGGCGCACACGGGCGAGGGCCTTGACCTGATGCGCTGCCACGGGCAGGGCACGGTCTATCTCGCCAACCTCGCCCAGCACATCCATGTGATGGACGTGGAACAGGACGGACTGACGGTCGACAGCAGTTACGTGCTGGCGATGGACTCCGGGCTGCACCACGAGGTCATCGCCGTGGACAGCCTGTACGGCATCTCCGGATCCGGGAAGTACCAGCTCAACATCACCGGCCGCGGCAGGGTCGCCCTGATGACCTCGGGCGCGCCGCTGATGATGCAGGTGACGCCGGACAAGTACGTCAACTGTGACGCCGACGCCATCGTCGCCTGGTCGACCGGCCTGCGCGTGCAGATGCAGGCCCAGACGCACACCTCCGGAGTGTGGCGGCGCCGCGGCAACACCGGCGAGGGCTGGGAGCTCAGCTTCATGGGCTCCGGTTACGCGCTGGTCCAGCCCAGCGAGTTGCTGCCCCCGCAGAACGCCCAGATCGGCCAGGGCGCCGCAGCCCAGTTCGGCATGGGCCAGCACGGTGCCCGGGCACAGAACCAGGGCAACGTCTGGAGCTAG
- a CDS encoding NUDIX hydrolase, producing MTLHGNAVQVLEKYEDQQELRQLYLDHLDGHPDGMWKDCEDGHITASALVIDPERERVLLTLHKKLRMWLQMGGHCERSDDTLADAALREATEESGIPSLRLLRSTPVRLDRHHTPCAWHLDVQYAAVAPRGAVATISDESLDLRWFAYAEVADVADDSVVRLLEATRAGL from the coding sequence GTGACTCTCCACGGCAACGCGGTCCAGGTGCTGGAGAAGTACGAGGATCAGCAGGAACTCCGTCAGCTCTACCTGGACCATCTGGACGGCCATCCCGACGGGATGTGGAAGGACTGCGAGGACGGGCACATCACAGCCAGCGCTCTGGTGATCGACCCGGAGCGTGAAAGGGTCCTGCTCACGCTCCACAAGAAGCTGCGGATGTGGCTCCAGATGGGCGGGCACTGCGAGCGGAGCGACGACACGCTCGCCGATGCCGCGCTCCGCGAGGCCACGGAGGAGTCCGGCATCCCCTCGCTGCGTCTGCTCCGGAGCACTCCGGTCCGCCTGGACCGGCACCACACGCCCTGTGCCTGGCACCTGGACGTGCAGTACGCGGCGGTGGCCCCACGGGGAGCCGTGGCGACGATCAGCGACGAGTCCCTGGACCTGCGCTGGTTCGCCTACGCCGAGGTGGCGGACGTGGCGGACGACTCGGTCGTACGACTGCTCGAAGCGACCCGCGCCGGACTGTGA
- a CDS encoding TerD family protein, whose translation MAREFQRGHKARISDLTAGTDLYVGVQISGPGLTFDISCFGLDADEQLSDDRYFVFFNQPKSPEESIQILGAQAGDTESFRVTLDRIPPQIQKLSFTATLDGAGQMSQVAPGYIRIVAGGEEVARYSFDGSEFTTERAVMLGDFYLKDVWRFAAVGQGFDGGLDALLKNFGGEVAEEAAPAPQQPQTGAAPGFAPPAFGAPAPAAPQPAPQGFAPPPGATAPPAPAPAPSVHAAPTIVAPLTPPGGAQVPPPAPAPAPYGQPGHPQAPYGQPPGQTGSLPPGYGQPQAPQAPPGPPGYGQPTAPPGYGQQPPFGQAPGQQATYGVPQGAGQGAGVTAALQQFKETPTGQRWTQQNKKLIRVDLGMGGQPVLARQGSMVLYQGKVDFSYKGAGFAGRVVGGATGQEMQLMRCTGQGQVFLADNSTMLHPIELQGDGICVSAESVLAFDESLQYEVRRVEGHGIPGGALFTMLFTGTGTIVVKTHGVPVVLPVTPTTFADCNAVVAWSAASQVVVSSQVRMRRNAYPGDTGEGVNLQFRGAPGNFIVVQPYEV comes from the coding sequence ATGGCCAGGGAATTCCAACGCGGCCACAAGGCCAGGATCAGTGATCTCACAGCGGGCACGGATCTGTACGTAGGCGTACAGATCTCCGGACCGGGGCTGACCTTCGACATCAGCTGCTTCGGCCTCGACGCCGACGAGCAGCTCTCGGACGACCGCTACTTCGTCTTCTTCAACCAGCCGAAGTCCCCCGAGGAGTCCATCCAGATCCTGGGCGCTCAGGCGGGCGACACGGAGTCCTTCCGCGTCACGCTCGACCGGATCCCGCCGCAGATCCAGAAACTGTCGTTCACGGCCACGCTCGACGGCGCCGGGCAGATGTCGCAGGTCGCCCCCGGGTACATCCGCATCGTCGCCGGCGGCGAAGAGGTGGCCCGCTACTCCTTCGACGGCTCGGAGTTCACCACCGAGCGTGCCGTGATGCTGGGCGACTTCTACCTGAAGGACGTGTGGCGGTTCGCCGCGGTCGGACAGGGTTTCGACGGTGGCCTGGACGCGCTGCTGAAGAACTTCGGAGGGGAGGTCGCCGAGGAGGCGGCGCCCGCTCCGCAGCAGCCCCAGACCGGTGCCGCTCCCGGCTTCGCGCCGCCCGCGTTCGGCGCTCCGGCTCCGGCCGCTCCGCAGCCCGCCCCGCAGGGTTTCGCGCCCCCTCCGGGAGCCACCGCGCCCCCGGCTCCGGCCCCCGCGCCGTCGGTGCACGCGGCCCCCACCATCGTCGCGCCCCTGACACCGCCCGGCGGTGCCCAGGTGCCGCCCCCGGCTCCGGCGCCCGCGCCGTACGGACAGCCGGGTCATCCGCAGGCCCCGTACGGCCAGCCGCCCGGCCAGACCGGCTCGCTGCCTCCGGGCTACGGCCAGCCCCAGGCACCCCAGGCCCCGCCCGGCCCACCCGGTTACGGGCAGCCGACCGCGCCCCCGGGCTACGGCCAGCAGCCCCCGTTCGGGCAGGCCCCCGGCCAGCAGGCCACCTACGGCGTACCGCAGGGCGCCGGGCAGGGTGCCGGTGTCACAGCCGCGCTCCAGCAGTTCAAGGAGACGCCGACCGGGCAGCGCTGGACACAGCAGAACAAGAAGCTGATCCGCGTCGACCTGGGCATGGGCGGTCAGCCCGTGCTGGCCAGGCAGGGCAGCATGGTGCTCTACCAGGGCAAGGTCGACTTCAGCTACAAGGGCGCCGGATTCGCCGGCCGCGTCGTGGGCGGCGCGACCGGCCAGGAGATGCAGCTGATGCGCTGTACCGGCCAGGGCCAGGTGTTCCTCGCCGACAACTCCACGATGCTGCACCCCATCGAGCTGCAGGGCGACGGCATCTGCGTGTCCGCTGAGAGCGTCCTGGCGTTCGACGAGAGCCTCCAGTACGAGGTGCGTCGCGTCGAGGGACACGGCATTCCCGGCGGTGCCCTCTTCACCATGCTGTTCACGGGCACCGGCACCATCGTCGTGAAGACGCACGGCGTCCCCGTCGTCCTGCCCGTCACCCCCACCACGTTCGCCGACTGCAACGCCGTGGTCGCCTGGTCCGCCGCCTCCCAGGTGGTCGTCTCCAGCCAGGTGCGGATGCGCCGCAACGCCTACCCCGGCGACACCGGGGAGGGCGTCAACCTCCAGTTCCGGGGCGCGCCCGGGAACTTCATCGTCGTCCAGCCGTACGAGGTCTGA
- a CDS encoding TOMM precursor leader peptide-binding protein encodes MMKAALRSGWRDLNTVQFGMTPAHAMTLGPMDTATGSFLTLLDGTRGLPRLHDEGHRMDLPAAHVDGLVERLSEAGLLDDATGGGPAVETLRGKKKVLERLGPDLASLSLIAREPGEAMARLAARRSLRVQVRGAGRVGAVVASLLAGAGVGHVDVRDGGVVEPWDVAPGGLPVDSVGERRDESARRAARRAAPDRPPRRTAARSPSGEHDPGLSLVILAPRDDLAVHAPDPAAAEPLVTSGTPHLYAGVVEGTGIVGPLVLPGETACAGCLDQWRVDRDPVWPRLVAQWRSARPRQVRACDLALATTVAGLTASHALAFLDGRTPSTAGARWEVSVPGLDWHARPVWAHPACPCGAEEKSKKEEHASEDGESHETMAGQRPSTELRRKAHTARLSGTWRAHV; translated from the coding sequence ATGATGAAGGCCGCGCTGCGCAGCGGCTGGCGGGATCTGAACACGGTGCAGTTCGGGATGACACCCGCCCACGCGATGACACTCGGTCCGATGGACACGGCGACGGGCAGCTTCTTGACCCTGCTCGACGGCACACGCGGACTGCCGCGCCTCCATGACGAAGGGCACCGCATGGACCTGCCGGCCGCCCATGTCGACGGGCTGGTGGAGCGGCTGAGCGAGGCCGGCCTCCTGGACGACGCGACAGGCGGCGGCCCTGCCGTCGAGACCTTGCGCGGCAAGAAGAAGGTTCTGGAGCGGCTGGGTCCCGATCTGGCCTCCCTCTCCCTGATCGCTCGGGAACCGGGCGAGGCGATGGCACGACTGGCCGCTCGCAGGTCACTGCGCGTGCAGGTCCGAGGCGCGGGCCGGGTGGGCGCGGTGGTGGCCTCCCTGCTGGCGGGCGCCGGCGTGGGACACGTCGATGTCCGCGACGGCGGCGTGGTCGAGCCGTGGGACGTCGCACCCGGTGGCCTGCCCGTCGACTCCGTCGGCGAACGCCGCGACGAGTCCGCGCGGCGCGCTGCCCGACGGGCGGCCCCGGACCGCCCGCCACGGCGTACGGCCGCCCGGTCGCCGTCCGGCGAGCACGACCCCGGTCTCTCCCTGGTGATCCTCGCCCCGCGTGACGACCTCGCCGTGCACGCCCCGGACCCGGCCGCCGCAGAACCACTCGTGACCTCGGGCACACCGCATCTGTACGCGGGCGTGGTGGAGGGAACCGGCATCGTGGGCCCGCTGGTCCTGCCGGGCGAGACGGCGTGCGCCGGGTGTCTGGACCAGTGGCGCGTCGACCGGGACCCTGTCTGGCCACGCCTGGTGGCACAGTGGCGTTCCGCACGTCCGCGCCAGGTCAGGGCCTGCGACCTGGCCCTGGCGACGACGGTCGCGGGACTGACCGCGAGCCACGCGCTCGCCTTCCTGGACGGTAGGACACCGTCCACCGCGGGCGCCCGCTGGGAGGTCTCCGTACCCGGGCTCGACTGGCACGCGCGCCCGGTCTGGGCACACCCCGCATGCCCCTGCGGTGCAGAGGAGAAGAGTAAGAAGGAGGAACACGCCTCGGAGGACGGGGAGTCGCACGAGACAATGGCCGGGCAACGGCCGTCGACGGAGTTACGCCGTAAGGCACACACGGCGCGGCTGTCCGGAACTTGGAGGGCTCATGTCTGA